A window of Selenomonas ruminantium subsp. lactilytica TAM6421 contains these coding sequences:
- the hydF gene encoding [FeFe] hydrogenase H-cluster maturation GTPase HydF — translation MSLNDTTRGNRLHIGLFGRRNAGKSSLINALTGQHVATVSEVPGTTTDPVYKAMELHGVGPVMFIDTAGFDDEGLLGRLRVEKTEQAARETDIALLLFSGLDMAEELKWLAFFHRQKTPVILLVSRTDELADGGCALAEAVAKAAGSAPLLLNAADRQGVEKLRQELIRSLPEDFEQPSITGDLCAAGDLVVLVMPQDIQAPKGRLILPQVQTLRELLDKGCQALCCTTDRLADTLAKLTEPPKLIITDSQAFRKVYPLKPSQTLLTSFSVLFAAFKGDIACFLQGAERLLKLQSDSRILIAEACTHKPLQEDIGRVKLPRLLRSQLGADLAIDIVSGKDFPLDVTGYDMVIHCGACMFNRKYVLNRVQQCQEQQVPMTNYGLAIAALLGILDKVSLPNGH, via the coding sequence ATGAGTCTAAATGATACAACTCGCGGTAATCGTTTGCATATTGGCTTGTTCGGGCGGCGTAACGCGGGGAAGTCTTCTTTGATCAATGCGCTGACGGGACAGCATGTGGCTACGGTGTCGGAGGTGCCGGGGACGACGACGGATCCGGTGTATAAGGCCATGGAACTGCATGGAGTCGGGCCGGTGATGTTTATTGACACGGCGGGATTCGATGATGAAGGGCTGCTGGGGAGGCTGCGGGTAGAGAAGACGGAACAGGCTGCCCGGGAAACGGATATTGCTTTGCTGTTATTCAGTGGATTGGATATGGCGGAGGAGTTGAAGTGGTTGGCCTTCTTCCACCGGCAGAAGACGCCGGTGATCTTGCTGGTCAGCCGGACGGATGAACTGGCTGACGGAGGATGCGCTCTGGCGGAGGCAGTGGCCAAGGCAGCCGGCAGTGCGCCTTTACTGTTGAATGCTGCAGATAGGCAGGGAGTGGAGAAATTGCGGCAGGAGCTGATCCGATCCTTGCCGGAGGATTTTGAACAGCCCTCAATCACGGGTGATTTATGTGCAGCCGGGGATTTGGTGGTGCTGGTCATGCCCCAGGATATCCAGGCTCCTAAGGGCCGGCTGATCCTGCCACAGGTGCAGACCTTGCGGGAACTGCTGGACAAGGGGTGTCAGGCTCTTTGCTGTACGACGGACAGGTTGGCAGATACTTTGGCTAAGCTGACGGAGCCGCCCAAGCTTATTATCACGGACTCGCAGGCATTCAGGAAGGTATATCCATTGAAGCCGTCGCAGACCTTGCTGACCTCCTTTTCCGTGCTCTTTGCTGCTTTTAAGGGGGATATTGCCTGTTTCCTGCAAGGTGCTGAGAGACTGCTGAAGCTGCAGTCCGATTCCCGTATCCTGATTGCCGAGGCTTGCACCCATAAGCCATTGCAGGAGGATATTGGCCGGGTGAAACTGCCGCGGCTCCTGCGGAGTCAACTGGGAGCCGATTTGGCGATTGATATTGTGTCCGGCAAGGATTTTCCTCTGGATGTAACGGGGTATGATATGGTGATCCATTGTGGTGCCTGCATGTTCAATCGCAAGTATGTGCTGAACCGTGTGCAGCAGTGTCAGGAACAGCAGGTGCCCATGACGAACTATGGTCTGGCCATTGCGGCTTTGCTGGGGATTTTGGACAAGGTATCATTGCCCAATGGACATTAA
- a CDS encoding PHP domain-containing protein, translating into MRADYHMHFEKGSYDEDWVEGFFHQAELLGLDEIGISEHSHTFPEFEQLYYDDLILDDSFIGEFQKKWLKTNKFKYTLDEYFAFMAKLKKKHKVKTGIEVCNFQNQDAVRDILKDYKFDYVIGSVHFLNGWAYDSAEIMAQWDKEDLNDVYEEYTQEIEKLAASGLYDVLGHPYNIRLFHYIPEFDATPYLIRAVAALKKANMVVDINTGTFYRYPIAEITPYYKFMGVASREGLPVIITSDAHKPEDCGAYHDEAVNYARSYGYTETIRFTQRQREVVPLE; encoded by the coding sequence ATGCGAGCAGATTACCATATGCATTTTGAGAAGGGCTCCTATGACGAAGATTGGGTGGAAGGCTTTTTCCATCAGGCGGAGCTGCTGGGGCTGGATGAAATCGGCATTTCCGAGCATTCCCATACCTTCCCGGAATTTGAACAACTTTATTATGATGACCTGATTCTGGATGATAGTTTTATCGGTGAGTTCCAGAAAAAATGGCTCAAGACCAATAAGTTCAAATATACGTTGGATGAATATTTTGCCTTTATGGCCAAGCTGAAGAAAAAGCACAAGGTCAAGACAGGCATTGAAGTCTGTAATTTCCAAAATCAGGATGCTGTGCGGGATATCCTGAAAGACTACAAGTTTGACTATGTGATCGGTTCTGTGCATTTCCTCAATGGCTGGGCTTATGACTCGGCAGAGATCATGGCCCAGTGGGACAAGGAAGATCTCAATGATGTGTATGAGGAATACACCCAGGAAATCGAAAAACTAGCGGCTTCGGGACTCTATGATGTGTTGGGGCATCCATACAATATCCGGCTGTTCCATTATATTCCTGAATTCGATGCAACACCCTATCTGATTCGTGCCGTGGCAGCACTCAAGAAGGCCAATATGGTGGTGGATATCAATACGGGGACGTTCTATCGTTACCCCATTGCGGAAATCACGCCTTACTATAAATTTATGGGGGTAGCTTCTCGGGAAGGGCTGCCGGTCATCATTACTTCGGATGCGCATAAACCCGAGGATTGCGGGGCTTATCACGATGAGGCCGTTAATTATGCCCGTTCTTATGGCTATACGGAAACGATACGCTTTACCCAGCGCCAGCGTGAAGTTGTGCCTCTGGAGTGA
- a CDS encoding HAD family hydrolase: MIKLIMSDMDGTLLDENGQLPKGFEDMIRQLRERGVLFAPCSGRQYYSLLETFKGYENEFLFLAENGTMVQYQGKEVFSCVMRRNLGIKALTATKDIPGVYEVFCGKKDAYVLRPKMTEALRAELQKYYTRTQVVDSFEEIDDEMIKAAFFDERGRAGERIYPYLKKYRGPFQVATSSDYWVDMMRFDINKGIAIQQVQKKLHITPMECAAFGDYMNDAEMMSSVYYSFAMENAHPKIKELARFTTASNKEYGVLQGIQKLIDDGLCG, encoded by the coding sequence ATGATTAAACTCATTATGTCGGATATGGATGGTACATTGCTGGACGAGAATGGCCAGTTGCCGAAGGGCTTTGAGGATATGATCCGTCAGCTGCGGGAACGCGGCGTACTTTTTGCGCCTTGTTCCGGGCGGCAGTATTATTCTCTGTTGGAAACCTTTAAGGGCTATGAGAATGAGTTCCTGTTCCTGGCGGAAAACGGCACCATGGTGCAGTATCAGGGGAAAGAGGTCTTTTCCTGCGTCATGCGTCGGAATCTGGGCATTAAGGCACTGACGGCAACCAAGGATATTCCGGGAGTTTATGAGGTGTTCTGTGGCAAGAAAGATGCCTATGTGCTGCGTCCAAAGATGACGGAGGCCTTGCGGGCAGAATTGCAGAAGTATTATACCCGTACCCAGGTGGTGGATAGCTTTGAGGAAATCGACGATGAGATGATCAAGGCGGCCTTCTTTGACGAGCGTGGCCGGGCCGGGGAACGTATCTATCCTTACCTGAAAAAATATCGTGGTCCCTTCCAGGTGGCGACTTCCAGTGATTACTGGGTGGATATGATGCGCTTTGACATCAACAAGGGCATTGCCATCCAGCAGGTGCAGAAGAAGCTGCATATCACACCCATGGAATGTGCAGCCTTTGGCGATTACATGAATGATGCCGAGATGATGAGTTCTGTTTATTATAGCTTTGCCATGGAGAACGCCCATCCGAAGATTAAGGAACTGGCCAGATTCACTACGGCCAGCAACAAGGAGTATGGCGTTCTGCAGGGCATCCAGAAACTGATTGATGACGGCCTGTGCGGCTAA
- a CDS encoding diaminopimelate decarboxylase family protein, with the protein MSKKYFPLSTERLHEVIKKFPTPFHIYEEKAIRENIRALQAAFAWAPAFHEQFAVKALPNPRIVQILHEEGAGTDCSSLAELLISEAAGLKGEEILLTSNDTPADEFQKAVELGAIINLDDITHLDYLEEHAGLPQVLCFRYNPGDAVEGNDIIGQPTEAKYGLTHDQMLEGYRRAKEKGVKRFGLHTMVASNERRTEAFLLTARLMFELAVELKEKLDISVEFVNLGGGFGIPYRPEEEPLNLKEIGEGIHQLYNEMMVPHGLDKTAIMTENGRAMTGPAGWLVSTAIHEKHTYKDYIGLDSCMANLMRPALYGAYHHITVAGKENAPCDHTYDVTGSLCENNDKFAIDRQLPEINIGDIVIIHDTGAHGSAMGFNYNGKLWCAELLLREDGSIELIRRAQTIDDYFATLKYPGSLL; encoded by the coding sequence ATGAGCAAAAAATATTTCCCTTTGTCCACTGAGAGATTACACGAAGTGATCAAGAAATTTCCTACCCCTTTCCATATATACGAAGAAAAAGCCATCCGCGAAAACATCCGTGCCCTGCAGGCTGCCTTTGCTTGGGCACCGGCTTTTCATGAGCAGTTCGCCGTCAAGGCCCTGCCCAATCCCCGCATCGTGCAGATCCTCCATGAGGAAGGCGCCGGCACCGACTGCAGCAGCCTGGCAGAGCTTCTGATTTCCGAAGCCGCCGGACTCAAGGGCGAAGAAATCCTGCTGACCTCCAACGACACCCCTGCTGATGAATTCCAGAAGGCCGTGGAGCTTGGGGCCATCATCAATCTGGATGACATCACCCATCTGGACTATCTGGAAGAACATGCCGGCCTGCCGCAGGTCCTCTGCTTCCGCTACAACCCCGGCGATGCCGTGGAGGGCAACGATATCATTGGCCAGCCCACGGAGGCCAAGTATGGCCTGACCCATGACCAGATGCTCGAAGGCTACCGTCGCGCCAAAGAAAAAGGCGTGAAGCGCTTCGGCCTGCATACCATGGTGGCTTCCAATGAACGCCGTACGGAAGCCTTCCTGCTCACAGCCCGCCTGATGTTCGAGCTGGCCGTGGAACTCAAAGAAAAGCTGGATATCTCCGTGGAATTCGTCAATCTCGGCGGCGGCTTCGGCATTCCCTACCGTCCCGAGGAAGAGCCGCTGAACCTCAAGGAAATCGGCGAAGGCATCCATCAGCTCTACAACGAGATGATGGTGCCCCATGGCCTGGATAAAACCGCCATCATGACGGAAAACGGCCGCGCTATGACGGGCCCTGCCGGCTGGCTGGTATCCACCGCCATCCACGAGAAGCACACCTACAAGGATTATATCGGTCTCGACTCCTGCATGGCCAATCTCATGCGCCCGGCTCTCTATGGTGCCTACCATCACATCACGGTGGCTGGCAAGGAGAATGCCCCCTGCGACCATACCTATGATGTGACCGGCTCTCTCTGCGAGAACAACGACAAGTTCGCCATTGACCGTCAGCTGCCGGAAATCAACATCGGCGATATCGTGATCATCCATGATACCGGGGCGCATGGCAGTGCCATGGGCTTCAACTACAATGGCAAGCTCTGGTGCGCCGAACTGCTACTCAGA
- a CDS encoding helix-turn-helix domain-containing protein — protein sequence MDLNVKKVKFMMAMEGLTIRALAEKSGVATPTLNLWLNHGTRPRLDKIGGLAKALGVPLTSIVIDED from the coding sequence ATGGATCTAAACGTCAAGAAGGTAAAATTCATGATGGCCATGGAAGGGCTGACGATTCGCGCCTTGGCTGAAAAGTCGGGAGTCGCCACGCCAACGCTCAACCTATGGTTAAACCACGGAACACGCCCACGCCTTGATAAGATAGGCGGCCTTGCCAAAGCCTTGGGCGTTCCCTTGACTTCCATAGTCATTGACGAGGATTGA
- a CDS encoding recombinase family protein — MKRAALYIRVSTEEQARHGFSLEEQRHTLEEYATKHGYTVVDTYADEGVTARKGLKNRRELQRLLADVRAGLINCILFIKLDRWFRNIRDYYAVQDILDKYHVDWIATQEDYNTTTSNGRLMLNLKLSIAQNESDQIGERIRFIYAGKLRRHEVVAGHLPIGYKIENHKYVIDEPQAAIVRDVFRQYLFYQSISEVQRHINNTYNERLNRNRIAGILKNERYIGVWWGIENYAPAIIDHMTFDNTQKILAIGRRGATPRVAVVPYLFSGLLFCPSCDNRLYGFKAGGIKGNSVKYYSCRKHFNAAYLCNFKYSIPEPTVEAYLVDNIEPRVEKYRQELEVIQASNNKKQDIDKRIAAARARLNRLKDLYVSGFIDRDTYEKDYQTYNNELLRAQKEKRTLDGQRLSPQLTNILAKGFSTLYNELSLEGKKTFWKSIIHKLKITHCKPIYPNRKKSPVTLELQIIFL, encoded by the coding sequence ATGAAAAGAGCAGCACTTTATATTAGAGTGTCCACAGAAGAACAGGCGCGCCACGGCTTCAGCCTGGAAGAACAGAGGCACACGCTGGAAGAATACGCCACCAAACACGGCTATACAGTAGTTGATACCTATGCAGACGAAGGAGTCACCGCCCGCAAGGGACTAAAAAACCGCCGCGAACTGCAGCGGCTTCTTGCTGACGTCCGGGCGGGGTTGATTAACTGTATTCTGTTTATCAAGCTGGATAGATGGTTTCGGAATATCCGGGACTACTACGCCGTGCAGGACATACTAGACAAATACCATGTCGATTGGATCGCAACGCAGGAGGACTACAACACGACCACAAGCAACGGCCGCCTTATGCTGAATCTCAAGCTATCCATTGCTCAGAATGAGAGCGACCAAATCGGCGAACGTATCCGCTTTATCTATGCTGGTAAGCTCCGCCGCCATGAAGTAGTGGCCGGACATTTGCCCATAGGCTACAAGATAGAGAACCACAAATATGTTATTGATGAACCGCAGGCGGCTATTGTCCGGGATGTATTCCGGCAGTATCTCTTTTATCAATCAATATCCGAAGTGCAACGCCATATCAACAATACCTATAATGAACGCCTGAACCGCAACAGAATAGCGGGTATCTTGAAGAACGAGCGTTATATAGGCGTATGGTGGGGGATCGAAAACTACGCCCCGGCCATCATTGACCATATGACCTTTGACAATACCCAAAAGATACTCGCCATAGGCAGGCGTGGCGCAACGCCCAGGGTTGCGGTTGTCCCCTATCTTTTTTCCGGGCTTCTCTTTTGTCCGTCCTGTGATAATAGGTTATATGGCTTCAAGGCAGGCGGCATTAAAGGCAATAGCGTAAAATATTATAGCTGCCGCAAGCATTTTAACGCCGCCTACCTTTGCAACTTCAAATATTCTATTCCCGAACCTACCGTAGAGGCTTACCTTGTGGACAATATCGAACCACGAGTAGAAAAATATAGGCAAGAGCTGGAAGTCATACAGGCCAGCAACAATAAAAAGCAGGACATAGACAAGCGCATAGCCGCCGCCCGCGCCCGGCTGAACCGCCTCAAGGATTTATATGTTTCGGGCTTTATCGACCGGGACACATACGAGAAGGACTACCAAACCTACAACAACGAACTATTGCGCGCCCAAAAAGAAAAGAGAACCCTTGACGGGCAGCGCCTTTCCCCCCAGCTGACAAACATATTGGCCAAAGGATTTTCCACACTCTACAATGAGCTGTCCCTGGAAGGGAAAAAGACCTTTTGGAAGTCTATTATCCATAAGTTGAAAATTACTCACTGCAAGCCGATATATCCAAACCGCAAAAAATCCCCGGTCACGCTGGAACTTCAGATCATATTTCTATAG
- a CDS encoding helix-turn-helix domain-containing protein — protein MSFQNNLRQYREKLGITAKDFAAQLGINYGTYAGYETQGREPKYNVLCKIAAALNVSIDDLIGHTEHDFEYWQGFLMRLGLIIAPLESGKIAILSREPKDENDTGTVLGSFPPGEFLAMMEKIAPTAERKARDTVRNNVEIAIQQAFHEQIMNDEIQRIAKSIKTKN, from the coding sequence ATGAGCTTTCAGAATAACCTAAGGCAATATAGGGAAAAACTAGGCATAACAGCAAAAGACTTCGCCGCCCAGCTAGGCATTAATTACGGAACTTATGCAGGATATGAAACTCAAGGACGTGAACCCAAATACAACGTGCTATGTAAAATAGCTGCCGCACTCAATGTGTCCATAGATGACCTAATCGGCCATACAGAGCATGATTTTGAATATTGGCAAGGCTTTCTTATGCGCTTAGGGCTAATTATTGCGCCGCTTGAGAGTGGTAAGATTGCTATTCTAAGCAGAGAGCCAAAAGACGAAAATGACACCGGCACAGTATTAGGTTCTTTTCCTCCAGGGGAGTTTTTGGCCATGATGGAGAAAATCGCGCCAACGGCAGAGAGAAAAGCCCGCGATACCGTGCGCAACAATGTTGAAATAGCTATACAGCAGGCTTTCCATGAACAAATAATGAATGACGAAATACAGCGTATTGCAAAAAGTATTAAAACAAAGAACTAA